The genome window AGCCCAGGCTTGAACATGAACAGGGCGTGGCCGGATCCGGGGCCTCGGAAGAGCCAGTCGTGCACGTCCCATAGCACTTGCACCGGCACCTGCTCCACCCACACGGTCTCGTTGCCCCGGAACTTCCACTGCAGGTGGTTCACATGGATCAGTATGACGCCGTCGATGCTGATCCACATTTCGGGATCCTTGTGCTCCGCGATGGAGTTGGCCACCACGATGTCGTGCTCCTTGTTCCTGCCGTCGAATCTGACCCTCGCGGCGAAACACTTCTTTCCGAAGACGTTCTCCTTCTTGGACACCAGTGTGGCCTCCTCCAAGGAAGGCCGCGACCTGGTCTTCTTGTAGGCCTTCTTCTTCCTGTcgccgaggaggaggacgacctCCTCGTCGCAGACGAGCGCGACATAGTAGCCCTCGGTTGGCTCCGGCCCATCCGAGAACTTCGCCAACCGGAAGTTCCAGGAGACGTCGATCTGCTTGCCGTCAACGTCGAAGGACTTGGACCCCTTCTTGCTCCGGAACGGCCATGGCTTCAGGTCCACCTTGCAGGTCAAGCTGCTGCCCTTCTCGATGGAGACGGAGAGGGAGTGGTTCATGAGGTTCTTGCTCCACACCACCGTCACGATTCGCGGTACGCCTCCGATCTTTGCCCGGTAGGTGGAGATCACCGAGCACTGCGGCGGCGTCTTGCCGCCTGCTGCTTCTTCTGCATGCT of Musa acuminata AAA Group cultivar baxijiao chromosome BXJ2-3, Cavendish_Baxijiao_AAA, whole genome shotgun sequence contains these proteins:
- the LOC103974443 gene encoding uncharacterized protein LOC103974443 — encoded protein: MEEAVTSSHRDPADKHAEEAAGGKTPPQCSVISTYRAKIGGVPRIVTVVWSKNLMNHSLSVSIEKGSSLTCKVDLKPWPFRSKKGSKSFDVDGKQIDVSWNFRLAKFSDGPEPTEGYYVALVCDEEVVLLLGDRKKKAYKKTRSRPSLEEATLVSKKENVFGKKCFAARVRFDGRNKEHDIVVANSIAEHKDPEMWISIDGVILIHVNHLQWKFRGNETVWVEQVPVQVLWDVHDWLFRGPGSGHALFMFKPGLPALAAEEKHDGGDPVSSNTESSMVSSGGGGDDGSPEFCFFLYAWKME